CGTCCTCGGTGGTGAGGGTGCCGACGCGGGCGCCGTTGTTGGTCTGGGTGTCGACCCAGCCCTGGCCCGGGTCGAGCGCCTGCTGCACCGAGACGTACTGACCGTCGGGGGTGGTGTACCCGGCGTTCCACACCATGACATCGCCCTTGGAGCGCACGTAGCGCACGTTGGTGGCGGCCCAGCCGTCGGGGAGCCCCGTGGGGTAGGCGAAGGGCTGACCGGCCTGCTGGGCGCGGAACTGCGCCGTCCCGGGGACGTCGAGCGACTGCGGCGTCGTGCTGTTGGGCCGACCGGCGATGAAGAAGAGTCCGAGCGCGATCGCGACGATCACGGCCATGGAGCGGGCCATGTTGGCCGCGCTGCCCTTGGCGTAGTGGCTGGCGCCACGCGCGGGCACACCCTGCTGCGCCGCCAGCTCGGCGGGCGTCGGCTCGCGGAGGGGAGCGGTGCGAGATGCGGTCTCGGCCTGGTCGCCGGGGGTGGAACTCATGGGTGACATGGTCGCACGCGCAAATGGGTGCGACAGATAGGCTCAGGCCCGACGAGCACGTTGCCACGCGAGGAGAGCCATGACCCAGTCCCAGTCCAGCCCGAGCGTCGGGGTCATGCACCCCGACCGCAACCTCGCGATGGAGCTGGTCCGGGTCACCGAGGCTGCGGCCCTGGCCGGTGGCCGGTGGGTGGGCCGCGGTGACAAGAACACCGCGGACGGCGCGGCCGTCGACGCCATGCGCTCGATGATCTCCAGCGTCCGGATGGACGGCACCGTCATCATCGGCGAGGGCGAGAAGGACGAGGCCCCGATGCTCTACAACGGCGAGCAGGTCGGCGACGGCGAGGGTCCCGCCTGCGACGTGGCCGTCGACCCGATCGACGGCACGACCCTGACGGCGAAGGGGATGACCAACGCAGTCTCCGTCCTCGCCGTCGCGGACCGCGGCTCGATGTACGACCCGAGCGCCGTCTTCTACATGGACAAGCTCGTGACCGGCCCCGAGGCAGCCGACGTCGTCGACATCCGCCTGCCCGTCGCCGAGAACATCAAGCGCGTCGCCAAGGCCAAGGGCGAGCAGCCCGAGGACGTCACGGTCATCATCCTCGACCGTCCCCGCCACCACGAGCTCGCCGAGCAGGTGCGCGCGGCCGGCGCCCGCATCCGCTTCATCTCCGACGGCGACGTCGCGGGCGCGATCATGGCCGCCCGGCCGGGCACCGGCATCGACCTGCTCCTCGGCATCGGCGGCACCCCCGAGGGGATCATCACCGCCTGCGCGATCAAGTGCCTCGGCGGCGTCATCCAGGGCCGGCTGTGGCCCCGCGACGACGAGGAGCGCCAGCACGCCATCGACGAGGGGCACGACCTCGACCGGGTCCTCACCACCGACGACCTCGTGGCGACGGACAACTGCTACTTCGTCGCCACGGGCATCACCGACGGTGAGCTGCTGCGCGGGGTGCGCTACCGCGCCGGTGGCGCGACCACCGAGTCGCTCGTCATGCGCAGCAAGTCCGGGACCATCCGAGTCGTCGAGGCGCACCACAACCTCACCAAGGTCCAGAGGCTCTTCCCCCAGCCGAGCGCCTGAGTCCGATGCCGGGCCTGCTCCGCCGCTCCCCCGCACCGGCCTCCACTCTGGTCATCGGCGAGTCCCTCGTCGACATCGTCGTGGGTGCGGACGGGGCACGCGAGGAGCACGTCGGCGGCAGCCCGCTCAATGTCGCCGTCGGCCTGGCGCGTCTCGGCCACCCGGTCCGCCTGGCCACGCACCTCGCCCGCGACGCCCGGGGCGCCGTCATCGGTGAGCACCTCGCGGACGCGGGCGTCGTGCTCACCCCGGGCAGCGACAGCGCTCTGGACACCTCGACGGCCACCGCCACGCTCGACGCGGCGGGGTCCGCGTCGTACTCCTTCGACATCGCCTGGCGGGTGCCCGAGCTGCCCGACGTGCCCGGTCACCTCCACACCGGGTCGATCGGTGCGATCATGCGGCCCGGTGGGGTCGACGTGCTCTCGGCCATGGCCGGCGCGGCCCGGTCCCACACGGTCTCCTACGACCCCAACGTGCGACCCGACCTCTTCCCCGACCGCGAGACCGCGATCACCGAGGTGGAGCGGCGCGTGGCCGTCAGCGACGTCGTCAAGGCGAGCGACGAGGACCTCGAGTGGCTGGCGGGCCGTCCTCTCGACGACGACGAGCTGGCCGACCAGCTGCGGTCGTGGCGCGCCCTCGGCCCCGTGCTGGCCGTGTGCACGCTCGGGCCACGAGGGGCGCTGGCGATCCTCCCTTCGGGCCGACTCGTCACCCTGCCGGGCCGCGCCGTCGAGGTCGTCGACACCGTCGGTGCGGGCGATTCCTTCATGTCCGGCCTGCTGTCGGGCCTCCTCGACGCCGGCCTCCTCGGTGGCGCCGACGCCAAGACCCGACTACGCCGCTCCCGTGGCCAGGCACTGACGTCCGCGGTCGAGCGCGCCATCGCGGCCGCCTCCTTCACCGTCGCGCGGGCCGGGGCGCAACCACCGAGCCGCGCCGACCTCTAGGGTCGGCGCGGCTCGACGGCGCTTCGAGATGACGTCCGCTCCTCAGGGAGCGTGGCTCACGCGCTCTGCGTCTCGCGTGCCCGGGCCCGCTCGAGGGCCCGCTGCCGGTCCTCCTCGGACTGCTGGGCGAGCTCGGCCGCCTTGGCATCGTCACGGGTCAGGCAGTCACCCGACTCCGGGTCGAAGACGTGCATGGTGTCGGGATCGAAGACGAAGTTGGCGTCATCGCCCTCGCGCACCCGCGAGCGCGGGTCGAGGTTGATGACCATCTGCGTGCGCATGCCCTCACCGTCGAGCTCCTTGTCGAGCTCGTCGAGCTTGTCCTTGACGGCACCCTCGACGGCGAAGGGGACGTAGGCGTACTGCTCGTTGCCGAGCCACTCCGCCTGGTCCACGGGCGCCTGGAACCGGACCGCGTTGGCCGGGACATCACCCAGGTCGGCGTCCTTGATGTGCTCCGGCCGGATCCCGACGATGAGCAGCTCCTTGCCGCTGGCGCGCTCCCGCACGGCAGCCGGCATGGGGACGCGGCAGAAGGGCAGCACGAGCTCGTCGCCCTCGACCTGGGCCGGCAGGAAGTTCATCGGCGGGGTGCCGATGAACCCGGCGACGAAGAGGTTGACCGGCTGGTCGTAGAGCTCGCGGGGGCTGGCGCACTGCTGCAGCACCCCCTTCTTCAGCACGGAGACGCGGTCACCGAGGGTGAGGGCCTCGGTCTGGTCGTGCGTCACGTAGATCGTCGTCGTGCCCATGCGGCGCTGCATGCGCGCGATCTCCGTGCGCATCTGCCCGCGCAGCTTGGCGTCGAGGTTGGACAGCGGCTCGTCAAAGAGGAAGGCGTCCGCCTCGCGCACGATCGCCCGCCCCATCGCCACGCGCTGGCGCTGGCCGCCCGAGAGGTTGGCCGGCTTGCGCTCGAGGTGCTCGTCCAGCTCCAGCATCGTGCTGGCCATGCGCACCTTGGAGTCGATCTCGTCGTTGGTGAACTTCCCCTTGGCCAGGCGAAGGGGGAAGGCGATGTTCTCGTAGACCGTCAGGTGCGGGTAGAGGGCGTAGTTCTGGAAGACCATCGACAGGTTGCGGTCCTTGGGCGAGAGGTCGTTGACCTCCTTGCCGTCGATGAGCAGCTCGCCGCTCGTGATGTCCTCCAGCCCGACGACCATGCGCAGCAGGGTCGACTTGCCGCACCCGGAGGGGCCGACGAAGATCATGAACTCGCCGTCCCTGATGTCCAGGCTCACGTCGTTGACCGCCGGGAAGCCGTCCCCGTACTTCTTGACGAGGTTGTTGAGGGTGATCTCAGCCATGGGAGTTTCTCCAGTTCATCGTGAGGCGGGGGTCAGCCCTTGACGGCGCCCGAGGTCAGGCCGGCGACGATCCGGCGCTGGAAGATCAGCACGAGGATCACGACGGGGATGGTGACGACGACCGAGGCCGCCATGATCGCGCCCGTCGGCTGCTCGAACTGGCTGGCTCCGGTGAAGAAGGCGAGCGCGGCGGGGACCGTGCGCGCCTGGTCGGAGGTCAGCGAGATCGCGAAGACGAAGTCGTTCCACGCGGTGAAGAAGGTGATGATCGCCGTGGTGAAGACACCGGGGGTGGCCAGCGGGATGATCACCTTGCGGAAGGCCTGCCAGCTGCTCGCGCCGTCGACCTGGGCGGCCTGCTCCATCTCCCACGGGATCTGCTGGAAGAAGGCCGACATGGTCCAGATCGACAGCGGCAGGGTCAGGGCGAGGTAGGGGATGACCAGGCCGGGGATCGTGTCGAAGAGCCCGGTCTTGCTCCAGACCTCGAAGAGGGGCGTCACCATGGCGACCACGGGGAAGAAGCTGACCGCGAGCGCCGTCGTGAGGATCATCTTCTTGCCCCGGAACTCCAGCCGCGAGATCGCGTAGGCGCAGAACATCGCGAGGACGACGGAGATGAAGGTCGCGATCACGCACACGATCAGCGAGTTGCGCAGGGCCGGCATGAAGAGGTTGCTCGCCCCACCGGTGAAGATCAGCCGGTAGTTGTCCAGCGTCGGGTCCTTCGGCCAGAAGTTGCCGAAGTACGCCGCGTCCGGGTTGGCCAGGGTGTCCGCGCTCTTGAGGGAGAGCGAGAGCATCCACAGCAACGGCAGGACGGTCCAGACCATGATCGGGACGGCGAGCGTGGTCCACACGCCCGTGCCCTTCATCGACTCCTTGGCCATGTCAGCTCCTCCCCTGCGTAAGGTCGACCTTGAATCCTCGGACGAACACCGCCGCGATGACGAGCACGCAGAGGAAGAGGATCACCGACAGTGCAGAGCCGAGCCCGATCTCTGTCCTGTCGATGGTCTGCCGGTAGATGAGCCCGGAGAGGGAGTTGGTCCCGTTGGCGCCCCCGGTCATGATGAAGATGTTGTCGAAGATGCGGAAGGCGTCGAGCGTGCGGAAGAGCAGCGCCACCATGATCGCCGGCTTCATGTTGGGCAGGACCACCTTGTAGAGGACCTGCATCCAGGACGCGCCGTCGACCTTGGCGGCCTCCTCCATCGAGGTGTCCACCTGCGCCAGACCGGCCAGCAGGAGCAGCGACATGAAGGGGGTCGTCTTCCAGATCTCGGAGAGGCAGATGACGAAGATCGAGGGCCAGAAGCTGCCGAACCAGTCGTAGTTGTCGCTCACGCCCGGGATCCAGTTGGTCCAGCGGTTCACGAAGCCGGTGTCGGTCTGGTACATGAAGAGCCAGGTGAAGCCGGAGACCACGGTGATGATCGAGTACGGGATGAGCACCACGGTGCGCAGGGTGCGCCGCGGCAGGACGATCCGGTGCATCACCAGGGCGATGATGAAGCCGAGGACCAGCTCGACGACCACCGTGATGACCGTGATGATCACCGTCGCCCACATCGCGCTCCAGAAGACGGAGTCGCTGAAGGAGACGATGTAGTTGTTGAGCCCGACGAACTCCTTGTTGGCGGGGTCGGTCAGCCGGTAGTTGAAGAAGCTGTTCCACACCGCCTGCAGGATCGGGTAGGCGGTGACCAGGAGCATGACGACGAAGGCGGGCATCGCCAGCTTCCAGCCGAGCCGCTGCTCGGCCTTGGCCCGGTCGGACAGGCGAGGCTTGCCCCCCTTCGTCGTGGGGGTCTTGGGGGAGTCGGTCACGGTGCTCACAACAACGCATCTCCCTTCAGCACGTCCTGGAGGAGGGTGGTGGTCTGCTGCGGCGTCGTCGACGGGTTGACCGCCCCCGGCGGGCTGTACTCCCGCTGGATGCCGCTGGAGACGTCGCCGTAGTACTGCGTGAGCGGCCTGGGACCGCTCGCGTCGAGGGACTCACGGATGAGCGCCGCCATCGGGAAGTCCTTCTTGACCTCGGGGTCGTCGTAGACGGCCTTGCGCGCGGCCGGGTTGCCGGTGCCGAGCATGTAGGCCTTCTGGCTCTCCTTGGAGGTCAGGCAGGCCACCGCGTCCCAGGCCTTGTCCTGCTTGGTCGAGGAGGCCGAGACGCCCATCTCGATGCCGCCCAGCGGTGGCTTGGAGTCGGTGCCCTGCGTGGTCTGCGGGTACCGGGCCCAGGCCAGGTCGCTCATCCAGGGGACCTCGGCGCCCTTGAGCGCCGCGTAGACGTAGGGCCAGTTGACCATGAAGCCGGCCCGCTCGTTCTGGAACATGTCGAGCGTCGTCGTCTCGTCGGTCGAGCCGAGCGCGGGACCACCCACGCCGTCCTTGGAGACGGACTGGATGATGGCGGCGGCCTTCTTGCCGCCCTCGGAGTCGAGGCCGAACTTCAGCTCCTTGCCATCGGCTCCGGGGTTCTCGACGATGTGGCCACCGCCGCCCTCGACGAGCGCGTTGATCCACACCATGTAGCCCTCGTAGCGCGAGGCCTGCACGCCGATGTCGGTGTCAGTCTTCTGCGCGGCCTTGATGACCTGGTCCCA
The genomic region above belongs to Janibacter limosus and contains:
- a CDS encoding DUF4245 domain-containing protein; the encoded protein is MSSTPGDQAETASRTAPLREPTPAELAAQQGVPARGASHYAKGSAANMARSMAVIVAIALGLFFIAGRPNSTTPQSLDVPGTAQFRAQQAGQPFAYPTGLPDGWAATNVRYVRSKGDVMVWNAGYTTPDGQYVSVQQALDPGQGWVDTQTNNGARVGTLTTEDGRVWAKRDREGKVQRSLVDVPKDSTKLTTLVTGTGSWAQLKQFADRLTPAKITKASPSSNPG
- the glpX gene encoding class II fructose-bisphosphatase; the protein is MTQSQSSPSVGVMHPDRNLAMELVRVTEAAALAGGRWVGRGDKNTADGAAVDAMRSMISSVRMDGTVIIGEGEKDEAPMLYNGEQVGDGEGPACDVAVDPIDGTTLTAKGMTNAVSVLAVADRGSMYDPSAVFYMDKLVTGPEAADVVDIRLPVAENIKRVAKAKGEQPEDVTVIILDRPRHHELAEQVRAAGARIRFISDGDVAGAIMAARPGTGIDLLLGIGGTPEGIITACAIKCLGGVIQGRLWPRDDEERQHAIDEGHDLDRVLTTDDLVATDNCYFVATGITDGELLRGVRYRAGGATTESLVMRSKSGTIRVVEAHHNLTKVQRLFPQPSA
- a CDS encoding PfkB family carbohydrate kinase; the protein is MPGLLRRSPAPASTLVIGESLVDIVVGADGAREEHVGGSPLNVAVGLARLGHPVRLATHLARDARGAVIGEHLADAGVVLTPGSDSALDTSTATATLDAAGSASYSFDIAWRVPELPDVPGHLHTGSIGAIMRPGGVDVLSAMAGAARSHTVSYDPNVRPDLFPDRETAITEVERRVAVSDVVKASDEDLEWLAGRPLDDDELADQLRSWRALGPVLAVCTLGPRGALAILPSGRLVTLPGRAVEVVDTVGAGDSFMSGLLSGLLDAGLLGGADAKTRLRRSRGQALTSAVERAIAAASFTVARAGAQPPSRADL
- a CDS encoding ABC transporter ATP-binding protein produces the protein MAEITLNNLVKKYGDGFPAVNDVSLDIRDGEFMIFVGPSGCGKSTLLRMVVGLEDITSGELLIDGKEVNDLSPKDRNLSMVFQNYALYPHLTVYENIAFPLRLAKGKFTNDEIDSKVRMASTMLELDEHLERKPANLSGGQRQRVAMGRAIVREADAFLFDEPLSNLDAKLRGQMRTEIARMQRRMGTTTIYVTHDQTEALTLGDRVSVLKKGVLQQCASPRELYDQPVNLFVAGFIGTPPMNFLPAQVEGDELVLPFCRVPMPAAVRERASGKELLIVGIRPEHIKDADLGDVPANAVRFQAPVDQAEWLGNEQYAYVPFAVEGAVKDKLDELDKELDGEGMRTQMVINLDPRSRVREGDDANFVFDPDTMHVFDPESGDCLTRDDAKAAELAQQSEEDRQRALERARARETQSA
- a CDS encoding carbohydrate ABC transporter permease, which codes for MKGTGVWTTLAVPIMVWTVLPLLWMLSLSLKSADTLANPDAAYFGNFWPKDPTLDNYRLIFTGGASNLFMPALRNSLIVCVIATFISVVLAMFCAYAISRLEFRGKKMILTTALAVSFFPVVAMVTPLFEVWSKTGLFDTIPGLVIPYLALTLPLSIWTMSAFFQQIPWEMEQAAQVDGASSWQAFRKVIIPLATPGVFTTAIITFFTAWNDFVFAISLTSDQARTVPAALAFFTGASQFEQPTGAIMAASVVVTIPVVILVLIFQRRIVAGLTSGAVKG
- a CDS encoding carbohydrate ABC transporter permease, whose translation is MSTVTDSPKTPTTKGGKPRLSDRAKAEQRLGWKLAMPAFVVMLLVTAYPILQAVWNSFFNYRLTDPANKEFVGLNNYIVSFSDSVFWSAMWATVIITVITVVVELVLGFIIALVMHRIVLPRRTLRTVVLIPYSIITVVSGFTWLFMYQTDTGFVNRWTNWIPGVSDNYDWFGSFWPSIFVICLSEIWKTTPFMSLLLLAGLAQVDTSMEEAAKVDGASWMQVLYKVVLPNMKPAIMVALLFRTLDAFRIFDNIFIMTGGANGTNSLSGLIYRQTIDRTEIGLGSALSVILFLCVLVIAAVFVRGFKVDLTQGRS
- a CDS encoding extracellular solute-binding protein, with protein sequence METRRRRRIAFMAAAATAASLGLAACGDGGTGDSASQLTWYINPDGGGSDPAGGGQAQLAKECSDASGGAYTIGVQLLPNSASDQRQQLLRRLASQDKGVDIMSIDPVFVAEFAEAGFLAKVPADKKSELSGDAVDPAVTNASWKGEMYAAPFWANTQLLWYRKSVAEKAGLDMTKPVSWDQVIKAAQKTDTDIGVQASRYEGYMVWINALVEGGGGHIVENPGADGKELKFGLDSEGGKKAAAIIQSVSKDGVGGPALGSTDETTTLDMFQNERAGFMVNWPYVYAALKGAEVPWMSDLAWARYPQTTQGTDSKPPLGGIEMGVSASSTKQDKAWDAVACLTSKESQKAYMLGTGNPAARKAVYDDPEVKKDFPMAALIRESLDASGPRPLTQYYGDVSSGIQREYSPPGAVNPSTTPQQTTTLLQDVLKGDALL